The genomic DNA TCAACCTCATGAAGAAGCTGAAGAAGGAACTCGGCCTCTCGATGATATTCATCACCCACGACCTCAGCATCCTCGCTGAGATCAGCGACAGGGTTGCTGTGATGTACGCCGGTAAGATAGTCGAGATTGGTGACAGCGAGAAGGTCTACTACGAGCCGGCCCACCCGTACACCCAGAAGCTCCTCGCGGCAATACCGAGGCTCCACGAGGACGTTGAGAAGCTGGAGTTCATCCCGGGACAGCCGCCCAACCTCATCACACCGCCGAAGGGATGCCGCTTCCACCCGAGGTGCCCCTACGCAATGCAGGTTTGTAAGGAGCAGGAGCCCGAGCTGAAGGAAGTTGATAAGGACCACTACGCCGCATGCTGGCTGCTGTGAGGTGTGAGAAATGGCCGAGCCGGTACTTAAAGTTGAGAACCTTAAGAAGTACTTCCCAATCAAGAAGGGATTCATAGACACCATTAAGGGTGCCCCGCAGAAGAAGGTCCACGCGGTGGACGGCATCAGCTTTGAGATATACAAGCAGCAGG from Thermococcus sp. 21S7 includes the following:
- a CDS encoding ABC transporter ATP-binding protein, which codes for NLMKKLKKELGLSMIFITHDLSILAEISDRVAVMYAGKIVEIGDSEKVYYEPAHPYTQKLLAAIPRLHEDVEKLEFIPGQPPNLITPPKGCRFHPRCPYAMQVCKEQEPELKEVDKDHYAACWLL